The genomic DNA CGGGCCACGGCAGTGCCCTCAGCCCACCAGAGCCCCACCAGGCCCAGGGCTGTGCCGAAGAGGCCCAGCTGCAGGTTGCGCAGCCACACCGAGCCTGAGCTGCCCTTGAGGATCTTCTCGAAGTAGACACCTGCGAATCCCGAGGACAGACACGAGGCCACCACAGCTGCTAGGCCCGCCCCAGGGTTCTGATCCAGCGGCCGAGGGCCCCCACCACCGGCTTGCTGTGCCTGGACGATGGCGACGCCAGTGAAGAGGAGCAGCAGGGAGGCCCACTGTAGCCGGGAAAGGCTGCGGTTCAGCATGAGCACGGAGAACAGTGCTGTGGTCAGGATCTTCAGCTGGTACGTCACCTGCGAGCGGTATGTGGAAGGCACTAAGGGGTGTTCCCAACCCCCGACACGTGTACAATGGAGGGACGGGGTGGGAcagacaacaataaaaatatccaGCCACTGGCCACTGACTGGCATGCAGCATGACATGCCTCCCAGAAAGTCCACAGCTGTGGAAGTCCCGGGCCACACCCAGGTCGACATCCCAACCCCATTTTCTGGCTGTGTGATGAGGAACAAAGCACTTGCCCTGTCTTGGCCCAGACATGATCTATAAAACACAGCTGTTGTATGTGAACCACTTCCCACGGTAGGTAAAGAATGGGCAACAGGCTCTTTGACGAGGGCGTTCGTGATAAATATGTGCTGAAACAAACAAATCCGCCACAATGACATCAGCAAACGTTTTGTGTGCCAGTGTGGGTCTAAGTACTTTGCATGAATCCATTCACTTAATGCTCATGTATGAAGTGGGCACTATCATAACGTCcaacagaaagaggagaaaactaattaaggcacagagaggttaagtgatttgcccaagatcacacagctggaaagtagcagagctggcatttgaacccaggcagcctggccccaGAATCCAGGCTCTTCAACCATTTTCCAAGGCCGAAAGCTCACCTATTGCCAACCAAGGGCACTTCCTGGGCATCATTTCTTTTAGCTGTCCCAGCCTCCTGGCGAGGCGGCATTCCCATTCTCAGttctcacagatgaagaaaccgaggttGAGGGAGAGCCAAGGCCATTTCAAAGGTGACACGGCTCCTGCTCTCTGCAGCCCTCCCTTGCCAGCAGCACACATCCCCCACCCTGGCCAGTTCCTCCGAGgccatgctgggcatggggctCACCTGGAAAGTGGCAGCTGGCAGGTTGGAGATGGCAACATACTGGAGGTTATTCTGCAAGGTGTAGATGAGAGACGGCACTGCGAGCTTGAGTGTGTCCACATACTGCACCAGGACAGCCTCATGGAGGAAGAGAGCCAGGTGCTTCACGTTACCTGGGTGGGGTGAAACACAGCCCCTTTTAGCACTGACTACACCAAAGAAGAAGATCCTCTGAGGGCCAGGACTGGGCCTGGGCCTGTGTCTCCCAGTCCCCTGCTCTGACTCCCTGAGGGCCATTATGAGGTCTGTGTTATCAGTTTCCTGACAGTACAACCATGTCCCTAGCGGGTGTCTCAGGTACCAGTTTGATGGACACAAAACAATCATCCTTAACACTGCGCCTGAGAATCAGAGACCGTATTCACTCAGCTTACAGCCTACCTCTGTGGCAGAGTCCCATTCAGGGCAATCACTCAGTAAATGTCTGtacaaggaaataatcagcatGAACTAGCTTGTGAAGCAGAAACCTTAGAAGTATGAAAGCAAGACtgtttgccagaggggaagttTTAGACTCGACTTTTACACTTATCCTAGCTCCTTACTGGCTGGCGAACtgcctgagggcaggggccaccTCCCAGTTAGACACTTCTCTCTGTCAGCCCCACACACAATTATGTGGTTGCCCTTGCCGCAGGGAAGAGTGGAAGCTTAACTATTAAGCAGAAAGTCTGTTTGGGATCTGCTCCCACCAATACATGAGAACACCTTCCTGTGTCATAAGGCCTTTGCAAAGCTCACCCCATTTTTTTcagttcatctttaaaaaaataaaagattttaggggtgcctgggtggctcagttgggtgccTTCAGCcgaagggtccaacttcggctcaagtcatgttctcatggctcgtgggttcgagccctgtgtcgggctctgtgctgacagctcagagcctggagcctgcttcggattctgtgtctccacctgtctctgtccctcccccacttgcagtctatctctctctcaaaaataaacattaaaaaaaattttttttaaataccagccCTATGAGGGCAAGATGCAGACTGCATTACTAACGCATCCACCTCCACAGCTGGAGCAGGGCCTGCTGCAGTGAGCACTTGAACTGTCTCAGAGTCAATCAAAAACAGAGCAGATGGCCTGGCAGGGCATTATGTTAAGGGAAAGAAGTTagaccaagaaagagaaatactgtatgatttcatttattcgtggaatgtaaaaaaaaaaacaaaaaaaaaaaaacagacaacaaaaacagCCTCAGGgaactggtggttgtcagggcAATGGCGGGGAGGATGGGCggaataggtgaaggggattaagaggcacaaactcccagctataaaataaataagtcacgggatgaaaagtacagcataaggaatgtagtcaataatattgtaacaacattgtatggtgacagatggtaactacacttaccaCAGTGAACACCgtgtaatatacagaattgttgaatcactatgttgtacacctgaaactaatagaatattaCAGTTGCCCCTTGAGCAACCAATAGGAGGTTGGGGCACCAACCTCgcgcacagtcaaaaatccatgtatagaGGGGCCTGGATGGCTGTCTGTTGGgcatacaacttcggctcaggtcatgatctcacagttcctgggttcgagctctgtgtctgcctctgtgctgacagctcagagcctggggcctgcttcagattctgtctccctttctctctgcccctcccacttgtgctctctctctctctctcaaaaaaaaaaaacattaaatgtttttttaaatccacgtataacttttgatttcccccaaacttaactccaatagcctactgttgactggaagccttatcgATAACATAGTCAATTGAtacgtattttgtatgttaatatgtattatatgctgtattcttacaataaagtaagctagaaaaaaataataaggaaaatgcaTTTTCAATACTGTAGtgtatttctaagaaaaaaaacttggggcacctaggtggttcagtcggttaagcatttgacttcggctcaggtcaagttctcatggttcctgagtccCGCCCGCAtttagctctgtgctgacagcacggagcctgcttgggattctctctccctccttccgcccctccccaactcgtgtgctctgtttctctctctcaaaataaataaataaacttaattttaaaaatatactgaggGCAGAGCTAGATCATACATCTATATCCTTTACACATGCAAGGCCTTTATAGAGAAATGATTGGTAACGTTATAAAGGAGGGCTTTAAATTAGTAGATAAATCCACCTTACAGGAAGTACAGAGGATAAAAGAACATGTTAAATGATACACAGGGAGGCAGCCAGCAAAATCCAGGCCACCCAAAATCTACAAGACATACAACCTGCTCTCTTCAACAAATTAACTGCATATCAAAAAGAGCTGGAGGGGAGCCCTGAGGTTGACAGACCCAGAAGCCATCAACCAACTACAAGATACTGACCATATATAAACCTGACTGAGACAAATTCTTAAGACCTGTTAGGATATTTGAGAAACCATTATAAATGTGAACACTTGACTGGatatgtgattattttattaactttaaaaattattaattttctggTGTATGATTTTTAGATatcacagtaatttttttaacgtacaaaaatatttattcaggacTGTAAGAGGGGATTTACTGCAAAATAATACTTACTTCATGTGGGACATACTGTAGTATAATAAGGCAGGGGGTGGGTACGTGGGCAGACATGTAGACTGGCAGTGAGTGGATAATCACTGATGCTGTTTAATGGTAGAGTGGTCATGGGTTGATAATTGATGAatctgggtgatgggtacatggaCATTTTATTACTACCTCGGATTTTGTGTATGTTTAACATTATCCATAATGCAAAGTAAAAGGGAAATAACTGAATCACTATGTAATGGTCACCTGATACCTTATGGGCACAGATGGTCTCACTCCTACAGTCCACACAGGCCAGCTCCCAGGGGATTAGGGATATAAAAGTGTGGGTGCAGCTACTCATACCTGGAGGGACAAGGCAGCTTAGCTACACATATATATTCTCCAGGCAATTTCACGGACACAGTGATACTCCCCCAGCAAACCCGAAACTCCCCCAGCAAACCCTCCATGTGGGGATGGGTACACACCCACACAGTCCCACCCGCCAACTCCAGTGCAGCACCCCCTTTCTGGTTCATACCCCTCTTTTGTGCGAAGAGCAGCAGCAGGCAGGTGAGACCTTTGAGCACTTCGGCCATGACCACAGCAGTGGTGGCAAAGAAGCGGTCCCCAGGCAGTGTGCGGGCATAACGGATGCTGAGGATGAGGGAGGCATTCTGGACCACCAGCACAGCTAGGGATATGTATTTGAGGCGCCGGTGAGCTGTGGGGAATGgaatgagcaaaggggaagaaGGGATCAGAAGCTGCAGGGGCACAGCCACACCACCATCTTCCCCCTCACTCCTTTCTCAACCAAGATCTTCCTAGCCACTTGccacttcctccctctgcctccttctcctaaCCCAATGAGGGTATGACTCCCATATACTTCTACTGCCTCAACAGGCAGGAAGGGCCACAAAGGGAGAAATGGGCCTCACCCTGTCCAGCGCATA from Leopardus geoffroyi isolate Oge1 chromosome X, O.geoffroyi_Oge1_pat1.0, whole genome shotgun sequence includes the following:
- the SLC35A2 gene encoding UDP-galactose translocator isoform X1 encodes the protein MAAVGSGGSTAAAGPGAVSAGALEPGTASAAHRRLKYISLAVLVVQNASLILSIRYARTLPGDRFFATTAVVMAEVLKGLTCLLLLFAQKRGNVKHLALFLHEAVLVQYVDTLKLAVPSLIYTLQNNLQYVAISNLPAATFQVTYQLKILTTALFSVLMLNRSLSRLQWASLLLLFTGVAIVQAQQAGGGGPRPLDQNPGAGLAAVVASCLSSGFAGVYFEKILKGSSGSVWLRNLQLGLFGTALGLVGLWWAEGTAVARRGFFFGYTPAVWGVVLNQAFGGLLVAVVVKYADNILKGFATSLSIVLSTVASIRLFGFHVDPLFALGAGLVIGAVYLYSLPRGAAKAIASTSASTSTSGPCTHQQPPGQPPPPKLSSHRGDLSTEPFLPKLLTKVKGS